In Mangrovivirga cuniculi, the following proteins share a genomic window:
- a CDS encoding competence protein CoiA family protein, with the protein MPFKGIYKGSEIIAPLLTDEEWDRLKQEIKASNDSLIIAATGKEGYLRKSSRGLKHLAHKKGEAPLNWKPESWEHLMAKEIFLKASIDAGWNASPEYIGHGWVADVLAWKRNVKIAFEIQWSGQTLSVTQERQEKYLKDNVRGCWFFKRLPVDPDSDINLWQGSKEIPAFKVEIDDNENMYIEFENNKILLYDFVKMLLNGGLTFSESISPTKDKVIRLDYNFYEQPCYRCNRMYYRYWVNNSFYDGEHYASSKTVSACNRTVQLNEVLNEEKRYRFEQDIYNEAISICEENGFLLAKIQKHYNRKLGKFHFVFCCPSCKAWIDDYHLEQNELKAQNLLRFQRKIIIDSLANVKVDCPHWCYSKFHED; encoded by the coding sequence ATGCCATTTAAGGGGATTTACAAAGGGTCGGAGATAATAGCGCCTCTTTTAACCGACGAGGAATGGGATAGGTTAAAACAGGAAATAAAAGCTAGTAACGATAGCCTAATTATTGCTGCAACAGGAAAAGAAGGTTATTTGCGAAAAAGCTCTCGTGGTTTAAAGCATCTGGCTCATAAAAAAGGTGAAGCACCATTAAACTGGAAACCCGAATCCTGGGAACATCTTATGGCCAAAGAAATTTTTCTAAAGGCAAGTATCGATGCAGGATGGAATGCAAGCCCAGAGTATATTGGGCATGGTTGGGTTGCGGACGTATTAGCATGGAAAAGGAATGTTAAAATAGCATTCGAGATTCAATGGTCAGGACAAACTTTATCTGTAACACAAGAGCGTCAAGAAAAATATTTAAAGGATAATGTTAGAGGCTGTTGGTTTTTTAAACGATTACCAGTTGATCCAGATTCTGATATCAATCTATGGCAAGGTTCTAAAGAGATACCTGCTTTTAAAGTAGAAATCGATGATAATGAAAATATGTATATAGAATTTGAGAATAATAAAATATTATTATACGATTTTGTTAAAATGCTATTAAACGGGGGTTTAACCTTTTCTGAGTCAATTTCTCCTACTAAAGATAAGGTCATTAGACTAGATTATAACTTTTATGAACAGCCTTGTTATCGATGTAATAGAATGTATTATAGATATTGGGTTAATAATTCATTTTATGATGGAGAACATTATGCATCATCAAAAACTGTTTCAGCATGTAATCGAACTGTTCAACTAAACGAAGTTTTGAACGAGGAAAAAAGATATCGATTTGAGCAGGACATTTATAATGAAGCTATATCTATTTGTGAGGAGAATGGATTTTTATTGGCAAAAATACAAAAGCATTATAATAGGAAATTAGGTAAATTTCATTTTGTATTTTGTTGTCCATCTTGTAAAGCCTGGATTGATGATTACCACTTAGAGCAAAATGAACTTAAGGCACAAAATTTACTTAGATTTCAACGAAAGATTATTATTGATAGTTTGGCAAATGTTAAAGTTGATTGTCCTCATTGGTGCTACTCTAAATTTCATGAAGATTAA
- a CDS encoding AAA family ATPase, with protein MTNFKYKIAPISSFLQIQEELNLAVEYKRFIVIFGTTGFGKSIPLLNYANDNELISYSAIRPAETPKRFFSRYNDIFGNQKSEAEFQYKGTLDWLIQSTSYELINTKESIMLIIDEAGNFSKIAQAYLRQVYDNIMSQSALVLSGPDRYRMNMKNWNRDLTSPVPELISRVHKFIEIKKPTYDDIKLICHYNEIDDKKIIKAISSKFGNLRHVKEYILRTHRGDMSWVNTSF; from the coding sequence ATGACAAATTTTAAATACAAAATCGCACCGATTTCTTCATTTTTACAAATACAAGAAGAGTTAAATCTAGCAGTAGAATATAAGAGATTCATTGTAATATTTGGCACAACTGGTTTTGGGAAATCAATACCATTATTGAATTATGCTAATGACAATGAATTGATATCATATTCAGCAATTAGACCAGCTGAAACTCCTAAACGCTTCTTCAGTAGATATAATGATATATTTGGAAATCAAAAAAGTGAAGCGGAATTTCAATACAAGGGTACGTTAGACTGGCTAATTCAATCCACTTCCTATGAATTAATTAATACAAAAGAATCAATTATGCTTATAATTGACGAAGCAGGTAACTTTAGTAAAATAGCACAAGCATATCTTAGGCAGGTTTATGACAACATAATGTCTCAATCGGCATTAGTGTTATCAGGCCCTGACAGATACCGTATGAATATGAAAAACTGGAATCGTGATCTTACATCTCCAGTCCCCGAACTCATTTCTCGAGTTCATAAGTTTATAGAAATTAAAAAGCCCACTTACGATGATATAAAATTAATTTGTCACTATAATGAAATAGATGATAAAAAAATCATCAAAGCTATTAGTAGTAAATTTGGAAATTTAAGACATGTAAAAGAATATATTTTGAGAACACATAGAGGAGATATGTCATGGGTAAATACATCTTTTTAG
- a CDS encoding helix-turn-helix domain-containing protein, protein MEIGEKIRYLRISKGFTKSDLARKAKISNAQLGRYEEGTSQPTASFIVNLADALDCTPNYLLNIKENRICHVDNEYFNRFVENFHSLNLDDKLDILNILKKYYPVSS, encoded by the coding sequence ATGGAAATAGGGGAAAAAATAAGATATTTACGTATTTCAAAGGGATTTACTAAATCTGATCTAGCTAGGAAAGCTAAAATTTCTAATGCCCAATTAGGCAGATATGAAGAAGGAACCTCTCAACCTACCGCATCGTTTATTGTCAATTTAGCGGATGCTTTAGATTGTACCCCTAATTATTTACTAAATATTAAGGAAAATAGAATCTGCCATGTAGATAATGAATATTTTAATCGATTTGTTGAAAATTTTCATTCTCTTAATCTGGATGATAAGCTGGATATTCTCAATATATTAAAAAAGTATTATCCAGTTTCTTCTTAA
- a CDS encoding recombinase family protein, whose amino-acid sequence MKAIIYTRVSSKDQSTKRQLNDMKSIHGFEVVKVFSEKISAFSKSSFQRPGLQKALTFANANNIQCIMISEVSRLGRNTVDVLSLIEDLKQQGIAIYIHNLGTTINKGDHSGDIFTKLIVTIMADLARLESEQLSYRIKSGIRSRKAKGLTTGRKVGSKESPEKFLSKHQDIAKYLAKGYSSREIQKLCNCSPNTIKKVKDFSGL is encoded by the coding sequence ATGAAGGCGATAATCTACACACGAGTTTCTTCAAAAGACCAATCCACCAAAAGACAATTAAATGACATGAAGTCAATCCATGGATTTGAAGTTGTCAAAGTTTTTTCAGAAAAAATTTCAGCTTTTAGTAAATCTTCATTTCAAAGACCTGGACTTCAAAAAGCACTCACATTTGCCAATGCAAATAATATACAATGTATCATGATATCAGAAGTATCCAGACTCGGTAGAAATACAGTAGATGTATTAAGCCTAATTGAAGATTTAAAGCAGCAAGGAATAGCTATCTATATACATAATCTTGGAACTACAATTAATAAAGGTGACCATTCCGGAGATATATTTACAAAACTCATTGTAACAATTATGGCTGATTTAGCCAGGCTTGAAAGCGAACAATTAAGCTATAGAATAAAGTCAGGAATAAGATCAAGAAAAGCCAAAGGTTTGACAACCGGAAGAAAAGTTGGATCAAAAGAATCTCCTGAAAAATTTCTTTCAAAACACCAAGACATTGCTAAGTACCTTGCAAAAGGTTATTCCTCAAGGGAAATCCAGAAACTATGTAATTGTTCTCCGAATACAATTAAGAAAGTGAAAGATTTTTCAGGTTTATAA
- a CDS encoding helix-turn-helix domain-containing protein, whose product MDLSKIIGRQIASYRKQKKISQEKLADLSDLHPDYIGKIERGERNPSIISILNILDVLQVPYGEFFSQIEK is encoded by the coding sequence GTGGATTTAAGTAAAATAATCGGACGACAAATAGCTTCTTATAGAAAGCAAAAGAAAATAAGTCAGGAAAAACTTGCTGACTTATCAGATCTGCATCCGGACTATATTGGTAAAATCGAACGCGGTGAAAGAAATCCATCTATCATTTCTATTCTTAATATCTTAGATGTACTGCAAGTACCCTATGGTGAATTCTTTAGTCAAATTGAAAAGTAA
- a CDS encoding DUF6443 domain-containing protein, which translates to MNKSIIFSILLSFSSLSILAQYNANITGPDNVNVGEQHVYGTSVSGATSYDWRAFMGTIMSESSFSATIKWNEEGTGRVNFDAQTFNGFYTGVKYVTIVGNNPPKPNATFTILEECSKTTITRSYLDPNEDYEWYWQTSSSGEDLSNKSSNLEISTSQDVYLRARYKNSPNNWSEAQYVGFINVTSENLDVPSPLTAKRIGTGDITLEVNPIEGASRYYWYDANDGFIQTTTSPRLNRTISNTTTFKVASLKTCLSEKAVITAEVAPEPEILQTNCGVGVEQSVTLSLNFTYDSYTWKKESMELGSSPSIISNNTGLYSVTVNYGTQSSAELLVIDNQLCANQNMIITDIIKTPNIYEESEIANLNVDNKNRSIVYFDGLGRPIQEVSKKISPGKQDIVSITEYDNLGRKAKNYLPYIDGADGNFKMNANSNQADFYSTSLHGEYNNGVKTDTDPYTNVLYESSPLNRPLKTGLPGADFQPNLISDVYDKTDHSIKYRYLSNNNADGVINFTISNDNIVNNGIYSIGELYKNVIIDEHGFSTVEFKDAIGNTILKRVQYTEIGDPDNYNSIDWAETYYVYDDFGNLRFVIPPEATKQVINGNPLDNNLLNEWVFQYKYDGLQRMIEKKVPGSGWIFMVYDSRDRLVLTQDAEQRKSNEWLFTKYDHWNRPILTGTYLNNATNQIAMQAEVDQYYLNNPDNFSESKGITVHGYTNISFPTVGDESDYLTVTYYDDYDFPGAATYAFQSDELNSSSFDRVKGQITATKTRSINDPVKWYYTVNHYDDKYRVIQTQIQNHLGGNDIISTEYDFIGQVLRTKMIHNDGTQTLTINESYNYDHAGRLLSTIHQVNNETPVTLAANEYNSLGELIEKNLHQRQGENTYLQSVDFRYNIRGWLTSINDASLGNTNSNNSDTQYEVADIFGMNLGYNESIGTGIDPSLLQYNGNISAMKWNSATKGSEMSYDYTYDAMNRIKKADSDIDDIAKAYNLDVISYDLNGNILKLDRMDGQGTGMDLMTYTYDNGNQLKGVTDAGTEEGFKDGNNSNNDYDYDANGNMIADRNKDITKITYNHLNLPEEVWFDATGSKKIVYTYDAAGIKLKKEVFESGASTKTTTYIGGFIYEEGKLQQITHAEGRVVPGRDENGNILDYKYQYHHKDHLGNVRMTYGETNQTDIYLATMETESGVTEREESQFGNLETREVSGLGNTTTQQTYIDNKLDPLPVEQIGEALKLNFDNPIGSTIAITVDPGDIVNISAQGFHENLPDGDNNLDKSILITELVAAFNPAATGIGESSSQIEGALNSQGASPYIGEGTFSGPGAYLTYLYFDTDFNFITGGFIGLDANQKDMRFAPLEFNQTGYLYIYTSYESSNTSWRVYFDDVRIEVNKKIEIIQSEDYYPFGLTFNEYQRRGFRENKFLYNGKELQDDFDLNWMDYGARMYDAEIGRFNRIDRYSNIFSLLSPYNYTANNPINFKDKNGDYIIIHTSNSEGHAYSVLYENGKAYNYTIGEKGKITKEGEYDGNSKFIKNAVKDLNSVSSTDKGGEVVSDLVQSNNQYNIMGTSILEASRFEYKENNIIYSQNGGYADGVSFDKSYYALGHELLHAWDKEHTNDRYFTSKYKGYALTELNAVKFENYLRAKAGEKTMRVNYGNSKIMSRESPNYYLNISMPLRRNESLFLPKYRNSLSSDATSVNIEYKALKIDTRTNKFILD; encoded by the coding sequence ATGAATAAATCAATCATTTTTAGCATTTTACTAAGCTTTTCATCTCTTTCGATATTAGCCCAATATAATGCTAACATAACAGGTCCAGATAATGTTAATGTGGGTGAACAACACGTTTATGGAACATCGGTTTCGGGCGCGACTTCTTATGACTGGAGAGCTTTCATGGGGACAATTATGTCAGAATCTTCTTTTTCAGCCACAATTAAATGGAACGAAGAGGGGACTGGAAGAGTTAATTTTGATGCTCAAACATTTAACGGTTTCTATACAGGAGTAAAATATGTTACAATTGTTGGAAATAATCCACCAAAACCTAATGCAACTTTTACCATATTAGAAGAATGTAGTAAAACAACCATAACCAGATCATATTTAGATCCAAATGAAGATTATGAATGGTATTGGCAGACTTCAAGTAGCGGTGAAGATTTAAGTAATAAGTCCAGTAATTTGGAAATTAGTACAAGTCAGGATGTCTATTTAAGAGCTAGATATAAAAACTCTCCTAATAATTGGAGCGAAGCTCAATATGTGGGTTTTATAAATGTTACTTCTGAAAATTTGGATGTACCATCACCCTTAACGGCTAAGAGGATTGGAACAGGTGATATTACATTAGAAGTGAATCCAATAGAAGGAGCATCAAGATATTATTGGTATGATGCTAATGATGGGTTTATTCAAACAACCACAAGTCCTAGATTAAATCGTACGATAAGCAATACAACAACTTTTAAGGTTGCATCTTTAAAGACCTGCCTAAGCGAAAAAGCTGTAATAACTGCTGAAGTTGCTCCAGAACCAGAAATACTACAAACTAATTGTGGAGTAGGTGTGGAGCAGTCAGTTACCCTTAGCTTAAATTTTACTTATGATTCTTATACATGGAAAAAAGAATCAATGGAATTAGGTTCTTCTCCATCAATTATTTCAAATAATACTGGCTTATATTCAGTTACGGTTAATTATGGCACTCAATCAAGTGCCGAATTATTAGTTATAGATAATCAATTGTGTGCCAATCAAAATATGATTATTACAGACATTATAAAAACCCCAAATATTTATGAAGAAAGTGAGATTGCAAATTTAAATGTTGATAATAAGAATAGGAGTATAGTTTATTTCGATGGTTTAGGAAGGCCAATTCAAGAGGTATCTAAGAAAATTTCTCCGGGCAAGCAGGATATTGTTTCTATTACAGAATATGATAATTTAGGTAGAAAGGCTAAAAATTATCTTCCTTATATCGATGGAGCGGACGGGAATTTTAAAATGAATGCAAACTCTAATCAAGCTGATTTTTATTCAACAAGCTTGCATGGTGAATACAATAATGGTGTTAAAACTGATACTGATCCTTACACTAATGTATTATATGAATCTAGCCCTCTAAACAGACCATTAAAAACCGGATTGCCAGGAGCTGATTTTCAACCAAATTTAATTTCAGATGTGTATGATAAAACTGATCATAGTATAAAATATCGTTATTTATCTAATAATAATGCTGATGGAGTCATAAATTTTACGATATCTAATGATAATATAGTTAACAATGGGATTTATTCAATTGGTGAGTTGTATAAAAATGTAATTATTGATGAGCATGGATTTAGTACAGTTGAGTTTAAAGATGCAATAGGAAATACTATCTTAAAAAGAGTTCAATATACTGAAATAGGGGATCCAGACAACTATAATAGTATTGATTGGGCAGAGACATACTATGTATATGATGATTTTGGGAATTTAAGATTTGTAATACCCCCAGAAGCTACAAAACAAGTAATAAATGGAAATCCTTTAGATAATAATCTATTAAATGAGTGGGTTTTTCAATATAAATATGATGGTCTGCAAAGAATGATTGAAAAAAAAGTTCCTGGATCAGGGTGGATATTTATGGTATATGATTCAAGGGATCGATTGGTTTTAACTCAGGATGCAGAACAGAGAAAAAGCAATGAGTGGTTATTTACAAAATATGATCACTGGAATAGACCCATATTAACAGGTACCTATTTAAACAATGCTACTAACCAGATTGCTATGCAGGCTGAAGTCGATCAGTATTATTTGAATAACCCTGATAATTTTTCTGAATCCAAAGGAATTACAGTTCATGGCTATACAAATATTTCATTTCCTACAGTCGGTGATGAATCTGATTACCTGACTGTAACCTATTACGATGATTATGATTTCCCTGGAGCAGCAACTTATGCTTTCCAAAGTGATGAATTAAATTCCTCAAGTTTCGACCGAGTGAAAGGTCAGATTACTGCCACAAAAACCAGGTCAATTAATGATCCAGTTAAGTGGTATTACACTGTTAATCATTACGATGATAAATACCGGGTGATTCAAACCCAAATACAGAATCACCTCGGGGGTAATGATATTATTTCAACAGAATATGATTTCATCGGACAGGTATTGAGAACTAAAATGATTCATAATGATGGGACACAAACCCTGACTATTAATGAATCATATAATTATGATCATGCCGGTCGATTGCTATCTACGATACACCAGGTAAATAATGAGACACCAGTGACCTTAGCAGCTAATGAATACAACTCACTTGGAGAACTCATCGAAAAGAACCTGCATCAGCGACAAGGAGAGAATACTTATCTTCAGTCGGTTGACTTTAGATATAATATACGAGGTTGGTTAACTTCAATAAACGATGCTTCATTGGGTAATACTAATAGCAATAACAGTGATACACAGTATGAGGTGGCAGACATCTTTGGTATGAATCTTGGCTATAATGAATCTATTGGTACGGGTATTGATCCATCCTTGTTGCAATACAACGGAAACATCAGTGCGATGAAATGGAATTCTGCGACAAAAGGTTCTGAAATGTCGTACGATTATACTTATGATGCCATGAATCGGATCAAAAAAGCAGATTCTGATATTGATGATATAGCTAAGGCTTACAATTTGGATGTTATAAGCTATGATCTGAATGGTAATATCTTAAAATTGGATCGAATGGATGGCCAGGGAACAGGAATGGACCTGATGACCTATACTTATGATAACGGCAACCAGCTAAAAGGAGTAACCGATGCCGGAACAGAAGAAGGCTTTAAAGATGGGAACAATAGCAACAATGATTATGATTACGATGCCAATGGTAACATGATCGCTGACCGAAACAAGGACATTACGAAAATAACCTATAACCACCTCAACTTGCCAGAGGAAGTTTGGTTTGATGCAACAGGAAGCAAAAAGATTGTTTACACCTATGATGCTGCCGGTATAAAGTTAAAAAAGGAAGTTTTTGAAAGTGGTGCATCAACTAAAACCACAACATATATTGGGGGATTTATTTATGAAGAGGGCAAGTTACAACAGATCACCCATGCCGAAGGTAGAGTAGTTCCTGGAAGAGATGAAAATGGAAATATCTTGGATTACAAATACCAGTATCACCATAAAGATCACTTAGGGAACGTTCGGATGACTTATGGAGAAACTAATCAAACTGATATTTATCTTGCCACCATGGAAACAGAGAGTGGAGTTACTGAACGAGAAGAAAGCCAGTTTGGGAATCTAGAAACCAGGGAAGTTTCAGGTTTGGGTAATACCACCACTCAACAAACATATATAGATAACAAATTAGATCCATTACCTGTAGAGCAAATTGGAGAAGCATTGAAATTAAATTTTGATAATCCTATAGGTAGTACAATAGCAATTACTGTTGACCCTGGCGATATTGTTAATATTTCTGCTCAAGGGTTTCATGAAAATTTACCAGATGGAGATAATAACTTAGACAAGAGTATTCTTATAACAGAATTAGTAGCGGCGTTTAATCCTGCTGCTACTGGCATTGGTGAATCATCTTCTCAAATAGAAGGAGCATTAAATTCTCAAGGAGCATCACCATATATTGGGGAAGGAACTTTTTCAGGTCCCGGTGCATATTTAACCTATTTATATTTTGATACAGATTTTAACTTTATAACAGGTGGTTTCATTGGATTGGATGCAAATCAAAAAGATATGAGATTTGCTCCTTTAGAATTTAATCAAACTGGTTATTTATACATTTACACTAGTTATGAAAGTTCTAATACTTCATGGAGAGTATATTTTGATGATGTGCGGATAGAAGTAAATAAAAAAATCGAAATCATCCAAAGTGAAGATTACTACCCGTTCGGTTTAACCTTTAATGAATATCAACGAAGGGGTTTTAGGGAGAATAAGTTTCTTTACAACGGCAAAGAACTTCAAGACGACTTTGATCTTAACTGGATGGATTACGGGGCTAGGATGTATGATGCTGAGATTGGTAGGTTTAATAGAATTGATAGATATTCAAATATTTTTTCACTATTATCACCATATAATTATACTGCAAATAATCCAATTAACTTTAAAGATAAAAATGGGGATTATATAATAATTCATACTAGTAATAGTGAAGGTCATGCTTATTCTGTTTTATATGAGAACGGTAAAGCATATAATTACACAATTGGAGAAAAAGGTAAAATCACAAAAGAAGGTGAGTATGATGGAAATAGTAAGTTTATTAAAAATGCAGTCAAAGATTTAAATAGTGTAAGTTCCACTGACAAAGGGGGCGAAGTGGTATCCGATTTAGTCCAATCCAACAACCAATATAATATAATGGGAACAAGCATTTTGGAAGCCTCTAGGTTTGAATATAAAGAAAATAATATTATATATTCTCAAAATGGAGGTTATGCGGATGGTGTTTCGTTTGACAAGAGTTATTATGCTTTAGGTCACGAATTACTACATGCTTGGGATAAGGAGCATACAAATGATCGATATTTCACTTCGAAATATAAGGGTTATGCTCTTACTGAACTAAATGCTGTGAAATTTGAAAATTATTTACGTGCGAAGGCAGGAGAAAAAACAATGAGAGTAAATTATGGGAATTCTAAAATTATGAGCCGTGAATCTCCAAATTACTATCTTAATATCTCTATGCCTTTAAGAAGAAATGAAAGTCTGTTTTTACCTAAATATAGAAATAGCCTAAGTTCAGATGCTACTTCTGTAAATATTGAATATAAGGCTTTGAAAATTGATACAAGAACTAATAAGTTTATTTTAGACTAA
- a CDS encoding DDE-type integrase/transposase/recombinase, translating to MNSPLTSVSTLSKFSTHSIAEIQGLISTSYLDNSGYWKLGRAPNIQDELIIKLNSIPKEFNSTVNKIYKYGQMYIWEATYDLPSIQIIHLCLKLKLYWENLDQHIIPDIIIKKYHSEEQSRFIYNKHLLFKYILELIDEKLCNQKDIHIALDYVGINYYKNYSSFNRALNQYKELGLNYFFHKSKNQKNHSLSKITTEHIAFIGDRYGKSYSITQISEELKKYCEMNNLPIVNRTTVGRTIKSQRIDIIYAEQRRGKAYFKSQISGYIEKEKPKFKLQVVEADGSRLQLAYQKEDESKYKIGYLTLYILLDVASNKVVGYSIDKIENKEMVLIAFFMMFTKYKRLPAYLRIDRSSAHTSYKFKRFIKLAASFGMKYKYCIDPQEKSAVENFYRWFPELICKQFSCYTRLSIVANSWDYKPNPDEVDKILTEPKKLPKKHELIRSIPYLIEEWNNRNKTINKHQFPSKTFSDLNYKDAIFLEDHLHALLTWRIKRKTRFSRNTIAFKDKINSGNRISYRVNEPELIIEKLQNNPYTIAWIETSPNFIYVFDDRNNFICKAYKKNKYLDDPINISDIEYQQAIKERDNNNSILKMAKAKVAELNEKINYDKKYFAPFNITTGFNSNKHVIDEIETEFIEEHIIPDRMDINDPKEEYMDLKEYEDIDNNFIKS from the coding sequence ATGAATTCTCCCTTAACTTCCGTATCAACACTTTCAAAGTTTTCGACGCATAGCATTGCTGAAATCCAGGGATTAATATCCACCTCCTACCTAGACAATTCTGGTTATTGGAAATTAGGTAGAGCACCAAACATACAAGATGAGCTTATCATTAAGCTCAATTCCATTCCAAAAGAATTTAACTCAACTGTTAATAAAATTTATAAATATGGGCAAATGTATATATGGGAGGCAACCTATGATTTACCTTCCATACAAATAATTCATCTATGTTTAAAACTAAAATTATATTGGGAAAATTTAGATCAACATATAATTCCTGATATAATTATAAAAAAGTATCATTCTGAAGAACAGTCCAGATTTATTTATAATAAACATTTACTTTTCAAGTATATTCTTGAATTAATTGATGAAAAATTATGCAACCAAAAAGATATTCATATTGCTTTAGATTATGTTGGGATCAATTATTATAAAAATTATTCTTCTTTCAACCGGGCTTTAAACCAATATAAAGAGCTAGGTTTAAATTATTTCTTCCACAAGAGTAAGAATCAAAAGAATCATTCTCTATCAAAAATAACTACCGAACATATAGCATTTATAGGAGACCGTTATGGGAAGTCTTATTCAATTACACAAATATCTGAGGAGTTAAAAAAATACTGTGAAATGAATAACCTTCCAATAGTCAATCGAACTACAGTAGGAAGGACAATCAAAAGTCAAAGAATAGATATAATCTATGCAGAACAAAGACGAGGAAAAGCTTATTTTAAAAGTCAAATCTCAGGTTATATTGAGAAAGAGAAACCGAAATTCAAGTTACAAGTAGTTGAAGCTGATGGATCACGCTTGCAATTAGCTTATCAAAAAGAAGATGAATCTAAATACAAAATAGGGTATTTAACTCTTTACATTTTATTGGATGTAGCATCAAATAAAGTAGTAGGCTATAGTATTGACAAAATTGAAAATAAAGAAATGGTATTAATTGCCTTCTTTATGATGTTTACCAAGTATAAGCGATTACCGGCATACTTACGAATCGATCGTAGTTCTGCTCACACAAGCTATAAATTTAAACGGTTTATTAAGCTGGCTGCTTCATTTGGAATGAAATATAAATATTGTATCGACCCTCAGGAAAAAAGCGCTGTTGAGAATTTTTATAGATGGTTTCCCGAACTAATATGCAAACAATTTTCTTGCTATACTAGATTAAGTATAGTAGCTAATAGTTGGGATTACAAACCAAATCCTGATGAAGTGGACAAAATTTTAACAGAACCAAAAAAGCTACCTAAAAAGCATGAATTAATACGTTCCATTCCATATTTGATTGAAGAATGGAATAATCGAAATAAAACTATAAATAAACACCAGTTTCCAAGTAAAACTTTTAGCGATCTAAATTATAAAGATGCAATTTTCCTTGAAGATCATCTACATGCCTTACTTACTTGGAGAATAAAAAGAAAAACCAGGTTTAGCAGAAATACGATTGCTTTTAAAGACAAGATTAATTCAGGAAACAGAATTTCATATCGAGTTAATGAGCCTGAGCTTATAATAGAAAAGCTACAAAACAATCCATATACAATAGCCTGGATAGAGACTAGCCCTAACTTTATTTATGTATTTGATGACAGAAATAACTTCATTTGTAAAGCTTATAAGAAGAATAAATATCTAGATGACCCAATTAATATATCCGATATCGAATATCAACAGGCGATAAAAGAAAGAGATAATAATAACTCAATTCTAAAAATGGCTAAAGCCAAGGTAGCAGAGCTTAATGAGAAAATTAATTACGACAAAAAATATTTCGCTCCATTCAATATAACAACTGGTTTTAACTCAAATAAGCATGTAATTGATGAAATAGAAACCGAATTTATAGAAGAACATATTATTCCTGATCGTATGGATATAAATGATCCGAAAGAAGAATACATGGATTTAAAAGAGTATGAAGATATAGATAACAATTTTATAAAGAGTTAA